Proteins encoded in a region of the Thermocaproicibacter melissae genome:
- a CDS encoding family 43 glycosylhydrolase — translation MMTDNQCVNPYLPSWEYVPDGEPHVFNGRVYVYGSHDQFNGYVFCQNDYVCWSAPVDDLSNWRYEGVIYKKTQDPLNADGHMCLYAPDVTRGPDGRYYLYYVLDKVSVVSVAVCDTPAGKYQFYGYVHYKDGTRLGERAGDEPQFDPGVLTENGKTYLYTGFCSPFDTSRHGPMATVLDSDMLTVIEDPVFILPSKPYNKEGGDYAGHEFFEASSIRKIKGKYYFVYSSIVMHELCYAVSDYPTHGFKYKGVIVSNCDAHIDTYKPADKQMYYPGNNHGGITEANGNWYIFYHRHTNATSYSRQGCIEKINILEDGTIPQVEITSCCGIKPLIGRGEYPTYIACNLVPGLQEGKNGFRLPPWVEGVYPKITQDGKDGDKEIGFIANMNNGAIAGFKYFKFEGVKRVSIYTRGYGKGVYEVRTSWDGDVLGEIAVDFTDVWTKFSADIAIPDGVHALYFTFKGSGSSSFRSFVLE, via the coding sequence ATGATGACAGACAATCAGTGCGTTAACCCCTATCTGCCTTCTTGGGAATATGTTCCTGACGGAGAACCACATGTTTTTAATGGACGTGTCTATGTTTACGGTTCTCATGACCAATTCAACGGCTATGTTTTTTGCCAGAATGACTATGTCTGCTGGTCTGCACCCGTTGACGATTTAAGCAACTGGCGTTATGAAGGCGTCATCTACAAAAAAACACAAGACCCCTTAAATGCAGACGGCCATATGTGCCTCTATGCCCCGGATGTTACGAGGGGTCCCGACGGTAGATACTATCTCTATTATGTTTTAGATAAAGTTTCTGTTGTCTCTGTCGCTGTCTGCGATACCCCCGCCGGCAAGTATCAGTTCTACGGTTATGTACATTACAAGGACGGTACACGTCTTGGCGAACGAGCGGGCGATGAGCCTCAGTTTGATCCGGGCGTGCTGACCGAGAACGGAAAAACTTATCTCTACACCGGTTTTTGCAGCCCCTTTGACACCTCCCGGCATGGTCCCATGGCGACCGTTCTTGATTCCGATATGCTTACCGTCATTGAGGACCCGGTCTTCATTCTGCCAAGCAAGCCCTACAACAAAGAGGGCGGAGACTATGCAGGACACGAATTCTTTGAGGCTTCGTCAATCCGCAAAATAAAAGGCAAGTATTACTTTGTTTACTCCTCGATTGTGATGCATGAGCTTTGCTATGCGGTCAGTGACTACCCCACCCATGGCTTTAAGTATAAAGGGGTAATCGTAAGCAATTGCGATGCGCACATTGACACCTATAAGCCTGCGGACAAACAGATGTATTATCCCGGCAACAACCATGGCGGTATCACAGAAGCAAATGGCAACTGGTATATTTTCTATCACCGTCATACGAACGCCACAAGCTACAGCCGTCAGGGATGCATCGAGAAAATCAATATTCTGGAAGACGGCACAATTCCTCAGGTTGAAATCACATCCTGCTGCGGCATAAAACCTTTGATTGGCCGCGGTGAATATCCGACCTATATCGCTTGCAATCTGGTTCCCGGACTGCAAGAGGGCAAAAACGGATTCCGACTTCCGCCGTGGGTTGAGGGCGTATATCCGAAAATTACGCAAGACGGAAAAGACGGCGACAAGGAAATTGGTTTCATCGCAAACATGAACAACGGTGCTATCGCCGGCTTTAAGTATTTCAAATTTGAAGGAGTAAAGCGTGTTTCCATTTACACCCGAGGCTACGGAAAGGGTGTTTATGAAGTCAGAACATCTTGGGACGGCGATGTTTTAGGAGAAATCGCTGTTGATTTTACGGATGTTTGGACAAAATTCTCAGCTGACATCGCAATCCCGGACGGCGTTCATGCGCTTTATTTCACCTTTAAAGGCTCCGGTAGTTCCTCCTTCAGATCCTTTGTCCTCGAATAA
- a CDS encoding helix-turn-helix transcriptional regulator, with product MNHIRYVDHNAHHPSSFEFDQPKGHDCYLLLLTHTPAVFWVEGKLIEYPKHSVILYSPGSKIYYHAVGGGYENDWLRFDSDELYVSSFPIKNVPFPIPDPEYCHSLFCLLTWENYFPGQESTHIINQLIRILFTKLYEATLQYRQKKNPAHYNDLIELRKRIYKNPELPWKVSEMAAQLHLSPGYFQKIYRETFDVSCAEDVIACRIRVAMDLLKYTDKTVAEVAEECGYNNVEHFCRQFKKNVGKTPGAFRKQ from the coding sequence ATGAATCATATCAGGTATGTGGACCATAATGCACATCACCCGTCTTCCTTTGAGTTTGACCAGCCCAAAGGCCATGACTGTTATCTTTTGCTGCTAACTCATACTCCGGCAGTGTTTTGGGTGGAAGGCAAGCTGATTGAGTATCCCAAGCATTCTGTGATTTTGTATAGTCCGGGTTCAAAGATATATTACCACGCGGTTGGGGGAGGGTATGAAAACGACTGGCTGAGATTTGATTCCGACGAGCTTTATGTATCGTCTTTTCCAATCAAGAATGTCCCGTTTCCAATTCCGGACCCGGAGTATTGTCATAGCTTATTTTGTCTGCTTACATGGGAAAACTATTTTCCGGGTCAAGAAAGTACCCACATCATCAATCAATTGATTCGCATCTTATTTACGAAACTTTATGAAGCTACGTTGCAGTATCGGCAGAAGAAAAATCCCGCACATTATAATGACCTGATTGAACTTCGGAAAAGAATCTATAAAAATCCTGAGCTACCATGGAAGGTAAGTGAAATGGCGGCACAGCTGCACTTAAGCCCAGGGTATTTCCAGAAGATTTACCGCGAAACATTTGATGTTTCCTGCGCTGAAGATGTAATTGCATGCCGTATTCGCGTGGCTATGGATCTTCTGAAATATACCGATAAAACGGTTGCAGAAGTAGCCGAAGAGTGTGGGTACAATAATGTTGAGCACTTTTGCCGACAGTTCAAAAAGAACGTTGGTAAGACTCCTGGCGCATTTAGAAAGCAGTAA
- a CDS encoding V-type ATP synthase subunit D — MSNQIVPTKGNLLATKKSLELSLTGFELLDRKRNILVREMMALIDRASSIQGKIDKTYEEAYALLQRANITLGICSQMAQTVPIEDGLNVAYRSVMGVEIPMVSLEKKEMIPAPFGLHSSNILLDQAYEKFTEAKQLTAELAEVENSVYRLADAVKKTQKRANALKNIMIPRFQSTVKFITDALEEKDREEFSRLKVIKKQKTNKTA, encoded by the coding sequence GTGAGTAATCAGATCGTCCCTACCAAGGGCAATCTTCTGGCAACGAAAAAATCCCTGGAGCTTTCCTTAACTGGTTTTGAGTTACTAGACCGCAAGAGAAATATTCTCGTTCGCGAAATGATGGCCTTAATTGACCGCGCGTCCAGTATTCAAGGTAAAATCGACAAGACGTATGAAGAAGCCTATGCACTTCTCCAGCGTGCTAATATTACTCTTGGAATCTGCAGCCAAATGGCACAGACTGTACCCATTGAGGATGGCTTAAATGTCGCCTACCGAAGTGTTATGGGTGTTGAGATTCCCATGGTGTCTCTTGAGAAAAAAGAGATGATTCCAGCACCATTCGGTCTCCACTCTTCTAACATATTGTTGGATCAGGCGTATGAAAAATTTACAGAAGCAAAGCAACTTACTGCTGAACTTGCCGAAGTTGAAAACAGTGTTTACCGGTTGGCTGATGCTGTAAAGAAAACTCAGAAACGTGCAAACGCACTGAAAAATATTATGATTCCGCGTTTTCAGAGCACTGTAAAATTCATTACGGATGCTTTGGAAGAGAAGGATCGCGAGGAGTTTTCACGGCTTAAAGTAATTAAAAAACAGAAAACAAATAAAACTGCTTAA
- a CDS encoding V-type ATP synthase subunit B, with amino-acid sequence MILDYIGVKEINGPLIVLDDIENASYEEIVDIRLDDGTMRQGRIVQIDGKRIVVQVFEGTRGISLTNTRTRLMGHPMEMPLSPEILGRVFDGSGRPIDGLGDIFPVKKANVNGTPINPVSRLYPKNYINTGISTIDTLMTLIRGQKLPIFSGSGMKHNELAVQIARQAKISDEENGNFAIVFAAMGVKNDVADYFRRSFEESGILQKVVMFLNLADDPIIERILTPRCALTVAEYLAFELGMHILVIMTDMTSYAEALREFSSSKGEIPGRKGFPGYLYSDLASLYERAGMIRGKPGSVTQLPILTMPNDDVTHPVPDLTGYITEGQIVLDRSLDASGVYPPVSVLPSLSRLMKDGIGKGFTREDHSVLANQLFAAYAKVMDARSLASVIGEEELSPEDKQYIEFGKQFEEKFVEQSPTENRTIEQSLDLGWELLTLLPKQALDRVSPEFLEKYYEPAVLRVKQKNAEAHKNINEAKSGREAAAGE; translated from the coding sequence ATGATTCTTGATTACATTGGAGTGAAAGAAATCAATGGCCCGTTGATTGTCCTCGACGATATAGAGAATGCCTCATATGAGGAAATTGTCGATATCCGCCTCGATGACGGCACCATGCGCCAGGGCAGAATCGTTCAAATTGACGGCAAGCGCATAGTTGTTCAGGTTTTTGAAGGAACACGCGGGATCTCGCTGACCAACACCCGGACAAGATTAATGGGCCATCCTATGGAAATGCCGCTTTCCCCGGAAATATTGGGACGAGTCTTTGATGGTTCCGGCCGTCCGATTGATGGTCTCGGAGACATTTTCCCTGTGAAAAAGGCAAATGTCAACGGAACCCCAATCAACCCTGTTTCCCGTTTATACCCGAAAAACTACATCAACACCGGCATTTCAACCATTGACACGCTTATGACCCTAATTCGCGGCCAGAAGCTGCCGATTTTTTCCGGTTCGGGTATGAAGCACAACGAGCTCGCTGTTCAGATTGCAAGGCAGGCAAAAATCAGTGACGAAGAAAACGGCAACTTTGCAATTGTGTTTGCCGCAATGGGCGTTAAAAACGACGTTGCAGATTATTTCCGCCGTTCTTTTGAAGAATCTGGAATTCTTCAAAAAGTCGTTATGTTTTTGAACCTTGCAGACGACCCGATTATCGAAAGAATTTTGACTCCGAGATGTGCCCTTACCGTTGCCGAGTATCTCGCATTTGAACTTGGCATGCACATCCTCGTAATTATGACAGACATGACATCCTATGCAGAGGCTCTTCGTGAGTTCAGTTCCTCTAAAGGCGAAATTCCGGGAAGAAAAGGTTTCCCCGGTTACCTGTATTCAGACCTTGCCTCTCTGTATGAACGTGCTGGAATGATTCGCGGCAAACCCGGTTCTGTTACACAATTGCCGATTCTCACCATGCCGAACGACGACGTTACACACCCTGTGCCTGACCTTACCGGTTACATCACAGAAGGACAGATTGTGCTGGACCGTTCGCTGGATGCCTCTGGTGTATATCCGCCTGTATCGGTTCTGCCTTCCCTTTCCCGTTTGATGAAAGACGGTATCGGTAAAGGATTTACCCGTGAGGATCACTCCGTACTGGCCAACCAGCTCTTTGCTGCATACGCAAAAGTTATGGACGCTCGTTCTCTTGCTTCTGTTATCGGTGAAGAAGAACTCTCGCCGGAAGATAAGCAGTATATTGAATTCGGCAAGCAGTTTGAAGAAAAATTTGTGGAACAGTCCCCCACTGAGAACCGTACGATCGAGCAAAGCCTTGACCTTGGCTGGGAGCTTTTGACCCTATTGCCTAAGCAAGCGCTTGACCGTGTTAGCCCCGAATTCCTTGAGAAGTACTATGAACCGGCTGTACTGCGCGTAAAGCAGAAAAACGCTGAAGCTCATAAGAATATAAACGAGGCAAAATCCGGAAGAGAGGCGGCTGCAGGTGAGTAA
- a CDS encoding V-type ATP synthase subunit A: METQDLIYGINGPVVTVRNSRSFSMMEMVFVGNERLVGEVIGVSDKVTTIQVYEETTGLRPGEPVYGTGSPMNVTLGPGLLDNIFDGIERPLKEIANQTGPFISRGSSVPPLDETREWDVTVMVKVGDQLKGGDLYAQCPETPVVLHKCMVPPSLSGTVTKVVPDGKYHVNDTIVELTDTSGKVHALSLCQKWPIRTPRPVSQRLQPTVPLITGLRVIDTLFPISKGGTAAIPGGFGTGKTVLQHQLAKWCDADIIIYVGCGERGNEMSQVLDEFSELVDPKSGRPLTERTILIANTSNMPVAAREASIYTGITLAEYYRDMGYHVAIMADSTSRWAEALREISGRLEEMPAEEGFPAYLPSRLAEFYERAGMTENLNGTVGSVTIIGAVSPQGSDFSEPVTQNTKRFTRCFWALDKSLAYARHYPAINWMQSYSEYFTDLDPWFLKNEGKEFIQYRKQISVILQQENKLMEIVKLIGSDVLPDDQKLTIQIAAVIRIGFLQQDALSPIDSYVPLEKQKLMMKVILHLYKKSKELLSAGIPISSITQTGLFDKLIRMKNEIPSDKLEMFDEYLSDIDKTFAGIVSA; the protein is encoded by the coding sequence ATGGAAACTCAAGATTTAATTTATGGAATTAACGGGCCTGTCGTGACTGTTCGTAATTCCCGCAGTTTTTCCATGATGGAAATGGTATTTGTGGGCAACGAACGTCTTGTCGGCGAAGTCATCGGTGTTTCGGATAAAGTAACAACCATTCAGGTTTACGAAGAAACAACTGGCCTTCGCCCCGGAGAACCCGTTTACGGAACTGGAAGCCCGATGAACGTAACCCTTGGCCCTGGACTTCTCGACAATATTTTTGATGGTATTGAGCGGCCGCTGAAAGAAATTGCGAATCAGACAGGACCCTTTATTTCACGCGGAAGCAGTGTTCCGCCTTTGGACGAAACGCGTGAGTGGGACGTCACCGTCATGGTTAAGGTTGGCGACCAACTAAAGGGTGGGGATCTTTATGCACAGTGCCCCGAAACACCGGTTGTTCTGCATAAATGTATGGTTCCCCCTTCCCTATCCGGTACGGTTACAAAAGTAGTTCCGGACGGAAAATACCATGTAAATGATACCATTGTCGAGTTAACGGATACCTCTGGCAAGGTGCACGCACTTTCTCTTTGCCAGAAGTGGCCGATTCGTACTCCAAGGCCTGTTTCCCAGCGCTTGCAGCCTACCGTTCCGCTGATTACCGGTCTGCGTGTTATTGATACCCTCTTCCCGATTTCAAAGGGCGGTACTGCCGCAATTCCTGGCGGATTCGGAACCGGTAAAACCGTTCTGCAGCACCAGCTTGCAAAATGGTGCGATGCTGACATCATCATTTACGTTGGCTGCGGTGAACGCGGAAACGAGATGAGCCAGGTTCTGGATGAGTTCTCCGAATTGGTTGACCCGAAATCCGGCAGGCCTCTTACCGAGCGAACAATCTTAATTGCAAATACCAGTAACATGCCTGTTGCTGCTCGTGAAGCATCCATTTATACCGGAATTACACTTGCCGAGTATTACAGGGACATGGGTTACCATGTCGCCATTATGGCAGACTCAACATCCCGTTGGGCAGAAGCGCTTCGCGAGATTTCCGGCCGTTTGGAAGAGATGCCTGCGGAAGAAGGTTTCCCGGCCTACCTGCCGAGCCGTCTTGCTGAATTCTACGAAAGAGCCGGAATGACGGAAAACCTGAATGGGACCGTCGGTTCTGTTACCATTATCGGCGCTGTCTCTCCTCAGGGTTCCGACTTCTCCGAACCGGTAACACAAAACACCAAGCGTTTTACCCGCTGCTTCTGGGCTCTGGATAAAAGTCTTGCATATGCTCGCCACTACCCTGCAATCAACTGGATGCAGAGTTACAGCGAGTATTTCACAGACCTTGATCCTTGGTTCCTTAAGAACGAGGGAAAAGAGTTCATCCAGTACCGAAAGCAGATTAGCGTAATTCTCCAACAGGAAAACAAGCTGATGGAAATTGTCAAGCTGATTGGTTCGGATGTTTTGCCGGACGACCAGAAACTGACGATTCAGATTGCGGCTGTGATACGTATCGGATTTTTGCAGCAAGATGCACTGAGTCCGATTGATTCTTATGTTCCACTGGAAAAGCAAAAGCTGATGATGAAGGTTATTCTTCATCTCTACAAAAAGTCAAAAGAACTCTTGTCCGCCGGCATTCCTATTTCAAGCATCACTCAAACCGGTTTGTTTGACAAGCTGATTCGTATGAAAAACGAAATTCCAAGTGACAAACTTGAAATGTTCGACGAATATTTGAGTGATATTGATAAGACTTTTGCCGGTATTGTTTCTGCATAA
- a CDS encoding V-type ATP synthase subunit E: protein MADIDGKTDKFSAAINHYAEEQRRKIEQDIQEYKEKELQKAEMKVLEECYQLIQSELAQMRAKIAHENAIREIESRRKVLQRRNEITAEVFEKVKQNLKAFTEKEAYPAFLQKTAANFAKTFGRPGVVIRLRAADAKYESLIRDAFGFDCTFMEDNSIEIGGLKASHPEMGIFADETLDTLMTNQYDWFEANSGMAIL, encoded by the coding sequence ATGGCTGATATTGATGGCAAAACGGATAAATTTTCCGCTGCAATAAATCATTACGCGGAAGAACAGCGCAGAAAAATTGAACAGGATATTCAGGAATATAAAGAAAAAGAGCTGCAAAAAGCTGAAATGAAAGTTCTGGAGGAATGCTATCAGCTCATCCAGAGTGAGCTTGCACAGATGCGAGCGAAAATTGCGCATGAAAACGCAATTCGTGAGATAGAATCCCGCCGGAAAGTTCTTCAAAGACGTAATGAGATTACTGCCGAAGTCTTTGAAAAAGTGAAGCAGAATCTCAAAGCGTTTACGGAGAAAGAAGCATATCCTGCTTTCCTTCAAAAGACAGCCGCTAATTTTGCCAAAACATTTGGGCGTCCCGGGGTTGTGATCCGTTTGAGAGCAGCAGATGCCAAATACGAATCCTTAATTCGAGACGCTTTTGGCTTTGACTGCACTTTCATGGAGGATAACTCGATTGAAATCGGCGGATTGAAAGCTTCTCACCCGGAAATGGGAATTTTTGCAGATGAAACGCTCGATACCCTTATGACGAATCAGTACGATTGGTTTGAAGCAAACTCCGGCATGGCTATCCTCTAA
- a CDS encoding V-type ATP synthase subunit F: MRFYLISDNVDTQVGMRLAGIEGVVVHTAQEVQKALDYAVNQEDIAVVLITETLLSLCPTMVYDIKLNMRRPLIVEIPDRHGNGCTKDTITRYVREAIGVKI, encoded by the coding sequence ATGCGCTTTTATTTAATCAGCGACAATGTTGACACGCAAGTTGGGATGCGCCTTGCAGGAATTGAAGGCGTGGTAGTTCATACGGCTCAAGAGGTTCAGAAGGCATTGGATTATGCTGTAAATCAGGAAGACATTGCTGTCGTTCTGATTACGGAAACTCTTCTTTCGCTGTGCCCGACTATGGTGTATGATATCAAGCTGAATATGCGCCGTCCGTTGATTGTAGAGATTCCCGACCGCCATGGCAACGGATGCACAAAGGATACGATTACCCGTTATGTGCGTGAGGCAATTGGCGTAAAGATTTAA
- a CDS encoding ATP synthase subunit C, which produces MNTILLCVGIPVAFLVASVALAIRAVKKGTSRKKAVLTQIISFAAVCVISMAIPMSASAETTTAAPQNSTSTSQQATDNSKGMSMFAVALADAVASIGGAIAIATSAPAAIGATGENPQVFGKALVFVALGEGIAIFGLLLGILMLQKI; this is translated from the coding sequence ATGAACACTATTCTGCTTTGCGTAGGAATCCCTGTAGCTTTTCTAGTCGCATCCGTCGCTCTTGCCATTCGTGCCGTGAAGAAAGGTACGAGCAGGAAGAAAGCTGTTTTAACTCAGATCATCTCTTTTGCGGCAGTCTGCGTGATTTCGATGGCAATCCCGATGTCCGCATCTGCTGAAACAACAACAGCTGCTCCTCAGAATAGCACTTCCACTTCTCAGCAGGCAACGGATAACTCTAAGGGTATGTCTATGTTTGCTGTTGCTCTTGCTGACGCTGTTGCTTCCATCGGCGGTGCAATCGCTATTGCTACTTCCGCTCCTGCAGCAATCGGTGCAACCGGTGAAAATCCGCAGGTCTTCGGTAAAGCTCTGGTCTTCGTTGCTCTTGGCGAAGGTATTGCAATTTTCGGTCTTCTGCTCGGCATCTTGATGCTGCAAAAGATTTAA
- a CDS encoding V-type ATP synthase subunit I, producing the protein MIPLAVIKIKVLNVIGRMDELSKVTEALGSTRVFHPDNALSFYSNAPGFSPVNDTNPYAKSLSQIQDALKLIEKDSETSKLHFPEHAVLPVEDWEAYANNFSGTINEYLEKKNKLKAEIDQYKAEISKLQPFDALDVNFDELRSCRYVKFRFGSLPEENLQKLTESDHPLAIFIPSKNEHSLCWGVYCAPIGEIQEADRFFSSLLFEAVPLDEYSGTLKSRINELSQKIKQAKKSLSDIDVSIKNYWNQEKKTLLGVYTWLVEKQTYFDIRRYAARYGKSFILTGWIPADKEDIVRPVLDQLETVKYAFDDAEDPEVLPHSPPVQLSNKKLWKPFEFFVHVYGFPSYNEMDPTIVIALTYTVFFGFMFADLGQGLCVALVGLYLWKKRHSELGAVMIPCGIASAIVGTAFGSVFGFEDALNPFYQTVFGLKTKPISVMEQTSDVVTFSIGLGMFMVLIAILTNIIACLKRHQYTNGLFGPNGVAGFVFYASVIFGFGGEILNKWHIISPAFIVCCIVLPLVLMLFREVLGGLMEGKKDWKPDSWVELIMQSFFEVFEFVLSYVTNTISFCRIGAYILVHAGMMMVIFTLAENTGIFSIFIIAFGNIFVIALEGLLSGIQALRLEFYEMFSRFYDGSGRPYKPVVVGQAS; encoded by the coding sequence GTGATTCCACTGGCTGTCATTAAAATTAAAGTTTTAAATGTAATTGGCAGGATGGACGAACTCAGCAAGGTTACGGAGGCTCTTGGAAGCACGCGGGTCTTCCACCCTGACAATGCTTTGTCGTTTTATTCCAATGCACCCGGTTTTTCTCCGGTCAATGACACCAATCCCTATGCAAAATCTCTTTCACAGATTCAGGACGCTCTGAAGCTGATTGAGAAAGATTCGGAAACCTCAAAGCTCCATTTTCCGGAACATGCTGTTTTGCCAGTAGAAGATTGGGAAGCATATGCGAATAATTTCTCTGGTACAATCAATGAGTATTTGGAAAAAAAGAACAAGCTGAAAGCAGAGATTGATCAATACAAAGCTGAAATCTCGAAACTGCAGCCTTTTGACGCTCTCGACGTTAATTTTGATGAATTGAGGAGCTGTCGGTATGTAAAATTTCGTTTCGGCTCCCTCCCCGAGGAAAATCTGCAAAAGTTAACGGAATCCGATCATCCGTTGGCTATTTTTATCCCAAGCAAAAATGAGCACTCTTTGTGCTGGGGAGTCTACTGTGCACCGATTGGGGAGATTCAAGAAGCAGACCGCTTCTTCTCAAGTCTTCTTTTTGAAGCTGTTCCGCTCGACGAATACAGCGGCACACTAAAATCGCGTATCAACGAGCTGTCGCAAAAAATAAAGCAGGCAAAAAAATCTCTTTCCGATATAGATGTTTCCATTAAAAATTATTGGAACCAGGAAAAGAAAACTCTGCTTGGCGTATACACTTGGCTGGTGGAAAAGCAAACATATTTTGATATTCGCCGATATGCCGCAAGATACGGCAAGAGTTTTATCTTAACCGGATGGATCCCAGCAGATAAAGAAGATATCGTACGACCTGTCTTAGACCAGCTCGAAACGGTCAAATATGCGTTCGATGACGCAGAAGACCCCGAGGTCTTGCCACATTCGCCTCCCGTTCAGTTGTCGAACAAAAAGCTTTGGAAGCCGTTCGAATTTTTCGTGCACGTGTATGGTTTCCCCTCTTACAATGAAATGGATCCTACCATCGTGATCGCTCTCACATACACGGTGTTCTTTGGCTTTATGTTTGCTGACCTTGGTCAGGGGCTGTGTGTTGCACTCGTCGGGCTGTATCTTTGGAAAAAGAGACATTCCGAACTCGGTGCAGTGATGATTCCTTGCGGAATCGCTTCTGCGATTGTGGGAACAGCGTTTGGTTCAGTTTTTGGCTTTGAAGATGCATTGAACCCATTCTATCAAACTGTTTTCGGATTAAAGACAAAACCGATTTCCGTGATGGAACAAACAAGCGATGTTGTAACTTTTTCGATTGGTCTTGGAATGTTTATGGTTCTCATAGCCATTCTGACGAATATCATCGCATGTTTGAAACGTCATCAGTATACCAATGGTTTGTTTGGCCCGAACGGTGTTGCCGGATTTGTTTTCTACGCCTCCGTAATCTTCGGTTTCGGCGGAGAAATTCTAAACAAATGGCATATCATCTCCCCCGCTTTCATCGTCTGCTGCATTGTACTTCCGTTGGTACTGATGCTGTTCCGAGAGGTACTTGGCGGACTTATGGAAGGCAAGAAAGACTGGAAACCGGATAGCTGGGTCGAGTTAATTATGCAAAGTTTCTTTGAAGTTTTTGAATTCGTTCTCAGCTATGTTACCAACACCATCAGTTTCTGCCGAATCGGCGCTTACATTCTTGTTCATGCAGGAATGATGATGGTTATTTTCACGCTTGCCGAAAACACTGGCATCTTTTCCATCTTTATTATTGCCTTTGGCAACATCTTTGTAATTGCTTTGGAAGGACTGCTTTCCGGCATTCAGGCACTTAGGCTGGAATTCTATGAAATGTTCAGCCGCTTCTATGATGGTTCCGGACGACCCTACAAGCCTGTTGTAGTGGGTCAGGCATCTTAA